The genomic window CCTTCGCGCGGTTCGCCGCCACCACCATCTCGTGGTAGGTGTTCGGATGAATCACGTAGATGATGCCCGTGAAGACGTGAGCGGCCACCGCCGTGATGCCGTCCCAGATTCGCGCATATGAGCCGATCGGGTCCTTGGGCTGGTGCACCGACGCATGCGTCTCGGCCGATCCGGCGTCCACCGAAACGCGCAGCCATGAGCACGTCTCGCGGATCACGTCGAGGTTTTTCAGGATGCCTTCGCCGTTCGTGATGATGCCGACGGGCAGGCCCGCCGCGTGGATGTGGCGCAGCAATTCCTCGATCCATGGATAAATCAGCGGCTCGCCGCCGCCCTTGAGCACGATCGAGCGCACGCCCATCGCGGCCGCCTCGTCGATCACGCGAAACAGCACCTTTTTTTTCAGATGGCCCTTGTGGATCTCGCGGTGCGTCTGATCCACGCACCACACGCAGTCGTGGTTGCAGGCGTTGGTCGGGTCGATCTCGAAGGTCACGGGCGGAGGAAGGCCGCCGTCGATGACCTCGCGGATGCGATCGAT from Deltaproteobacteria bacterium includes these protein-coding regions:
- a CDS encoding radical SAM protein is translated as MHEFSEFKIYNHIDRIREVIDGGLPPPVTFEIDPTNACNHDCVWCVDQTHREIHKGHLKKKVLFRVIDEAAAMGVRSIVLKGGGEPLIYPWIEELLRHIHAAGLPVGIITNGEGILKNLDVIRETCSWLRVSVDAGSAETHASVHQPKDPIGSYARIWDGITAVAAHVFTGIIYVIHPNTYHEMVVAANRAKEAGCRYVAFKRVIAPDEVFNPADYTAIEANYQRALLLDENGFRIFGWETYNFDEGPNKKPYAICKGHHLVAILCANGEMYACCSTRGQKKFSFGSVYDSGLADLWHGERRARILRHIDTRACAHICVGHTSYMRYDHYNRLFEYMMRSDRPHGDFL